The Streptomyces sp. NBC_01775 genome includes a region encoding these proteins:
- a CDS encoding SCO4402 family protein, translated as MQQASANPSRRGRRSTTMGGMPVNEVPWWRWRSNVRSALHMLSDPAFQQECWLAGRAGYGDVTDAVYRLVEDTWLDNWSAEKYVGTIFRDAEEAALVDAAVLRVLRIMHQVGADAPVASYMEHQAWPDAVQAAREAHVRLAVSDGEDPEEPPRSLDVLAIMLRTV; from the coding sequence CATGGGCGGCATGCCTGTCAATGAAGTGCCCTGGTGGCGCTGGCGCAGCAACGTGCGCTCGGCGCTGCACATGCTCTCCGACCCGGCCTTCCAGCAGGAGTGCTGGCTGGCGGGGCGCGCCGGATACGGCGATGTGACCGACGCGGTCTACCGCCTCGTCGAGGACACCTGGCTGGACAACTGGTCGGCGGAGAAATACGTCGGCACGATCTTCAGGGACGCGGAGGAAGCCGCGCTCGTGGACGCCGCCGTGCTGCGGGTGCTGCGGATCATGCACCAGGTGGGCGCGGACGCCCCGGTCGCCTCGTACATGGAGCACCAGGCGTGGCCGGATGCCGTGCAGGCGGCCCGGGAGGCGCACGTACGGCTGGCCGTGAGCGACGGTGAGGACCCGGAGGAGCCGCCGCGCTCCCTGGACGTGCTGGCCATCATGCTGCGGACGGTGTGA